From Mycolicibacterium cosmeticum, a single genomic window includes:
- the nuoF gene encoding NADH-quinone oxidoreductase subunit NuoF yields MTALTPVLSRYWDEPQSWTLATYLRHDGYQALDAALDMDPDAVITLVKDSGLRGRGGAGFPTGQKWSFINQSDPKPHYLVINADESEPGTCKDIPLMMATPHVLVEGAIIASYAIRARQAFIYVRGEVVPVLRRLRAAVAEAYEAGYLGRDILGSGFDLDLVVHAGAGAYICGEETALLDSLEGRRGQPRLRPPFPAVAGLYACPTVVNNVESIASVPPIVRNGVDWFKSMGSDKSPGFTLYSLSGHVTRPGQYEAPLGITLRELLDYAGGVRAGHQLKFWTPGGSSTPMLTPEHLDVPLDYEGVGGAGSMLGTKALQIFDETTCVVRAVRRWTQFYAHESCGKCTPCREGTYWLAQIFERLETGHATSGDIDTLLDISDAILGKSFCALGDGAASPIMSSLKYFRAEYEAHLGAGCPFDPHASAVFATEGVGA; encoded by the coding sequence ATGACCGCCCTGACACCGGTACTGAGCCGCTACTGGGACGAGCCGCAGTCGTGGACGCTGGCCACCTACCTGCGCCATGACGGATACCAGGCGCTCGACGCCGCCCTCGACATGGACCCCGACGCCGTCATCACGCTGGTGAAGGACTCCGGGCTGCGCGGCCGCGGCGGCGCCGGTTTCCCGACCGGGCAGAAGTGGTCGTTCATCAATCAGTCGGATCCGAAGCCGCATTATCTGGTGATCAACGCCGACGAGTCCGAACCCGGTACGTGTAAGGACATTCCGCTGATGATGGCCACCCCGCACGTGCTGGTGGAGGGCGCCATCATCGCCTCGTACGCGATCCGGGCCAGGCAGGCCTTCATCTACGTGCGCGGTGAGGTGGTGCCGGTGCTGCGCCGGCTGCGGGCCGCCGTCGCCGAGGCGTACGAGGCCGGCTATCTGGGCCGGGACATCCTCGGCTCGGGATTCGACCTGGACCTGGTGGTGCACGCCGGGGCCGGCGCCTACATCTGCGGCGAGGAGACCGCGCTGCTGGACTCGCTGGAGGGCCGGCGCGGACAGCCGCGGCTGCGCCCACCGTTCCCCGCGGTGGCCGGCCTGTACGCCTGCCCGACGGTGGTCAACAACGTGGAATCCATTGCCAGCGTGCCACCCATCGTGCGCAACGGGGTGGACTGGTTCAAGTCGATGGGGTCGGACAAGTCGCCCGGGTTCACGCTGTACTCGCTGTCGGGTCACGTCACCCGGCCCGGCCAGTACGAGGCCCCGCTGGGCATCACGCTGCGTGAACTGCTGGACTACGCCGGCGGGGTACGCGCCGGGCATCAGCTGAAGTTCTGGACGCCCGGCGGATCCTCGACACCCATGCTGACCCCCGAACACCTCGACGTGCCACTGGATTACGAAGGGGTGGGCGGTGCCGGGTCGATGCTGGGCACCAAGGCGCTGCAGATCTTCGACGAGACCACCTGCGTGGTGCGGGCGGTGCGGAGGTGGACGCAGTTCTACGCCCACGAGTCCTGCGGCAAGTGCACGCCGTGCCGGGAGGGCACCTACTGGCTGGCCCAGATCTTCGAACGACTGGAAACCGGACACGCGACATCCGGGGACATCGACACACTGCTCGACATCTCCGACGCCATCCTGGGCAAGTCGTTCTGCGCGCTCGGCGACGGCGCGGCGAGCCCGATCATGTCCTCGCTCAAGTATTTCCGCGCCGAGTACGAGGCGCACCTCGGCGCGGGCTGCCCGTTCGATCCGCACGCCTCGGCGGTGTTCGCGACGGAAGGGGTGGGGGCATGA
- the nuoD gene encoding NADH dehydrogenase (quinone) subunit D, which translates to MTIDHQPPVVMVGGQDWDAVVAAAAEHAGERIVVNMGPQHPSTHGVLRLILEIEGETITEARCGIGYLHTGIEKNLEYRTWTQGVTFVTRMDYLSPFFNETAYCLGVEKLLGVTDDIPQRASVIRVLLMELNRISSHLVALATGGMELGAMSAMFFGFRERELILTMFETITGLRMNHAYIRPGGLAADLPDEAMPQLRELIRILPGRLRDMENLLRDNYIWKARTKGIGYLDLTGCMALGVTGPVLRSTGLPHDLRKAQPYCGYETYEFDVCTDDGCDAYGRYLIRVEEMKQSLRIVEQCVERLEPGPVMLTDKKLAWPADLKLGPDGLGNSPAHIAKIMGSSMEALIHHFKLVTEGIRVPAGQVYAAVESPRGELGVHMVSDGGTRPYRVHYRDPSFTNLQAVAAMCEGGMVADAISAVASIDPVMGGVDR; encoded by the coding sequence ATGACCATCGATCATCAACCCCCCGTCGTCATGGTCGGGGGCCAGGACTGGGACGCCGTCGTCGCCGCTGCCGCCGAACACGCCGGCGAGCGGATCGTCGTCAACATGGGCCCGCAGCATCCGTCCACGCACGGCGTGCTGAGGTTGATCCTGGAGATCGAGGGCGAGACGATCACCGAGGCCCGCTGCGGTATCGGCTACCTGCACACCGGGATCGAGAAGAACCTCGAATACCGGACCTGGACGCAGGGCGTGACGTTCGTGACCCGGATGGACTACCTGTCGCCGTTCTTCAACGAGACCGCATACTGCCTCGGCGTCGAGAAACTGCTCGGTGTCACCGACGACATCCCGCAGCGCGCCAGCGTCATCCGGGTGCTGCTGATGGAACTGAACCGCATCTCCAGCCATCTGGTCGCGCTGGCCACCGGCGGCATGGAACTCGGTGCCATGTCGGCGATGTTCTTCGGGTTCCGGGAACGCGAACTGATCCTCACCATGTTCGAGACCATCACCGGCCTGCGGATGAACCACGCCTACATCCGGCCGGGCGGGCTGGCCGCCGACCTGCCCGACGAAGCCATGCCGCAGTTACGCGAACTGATCAGGATCCTGCCCGGTCGGCTCCGCGACATGGAGAACCTGCTGCGGGACAACTACATCTGGAAGGCGCGCACCAAGGGCATCGGGTATCTCGACCTCACCGGCTGCATGGCGCTCGGGGTGACCGGTCCGGTGCTGCGCTCCACCGGCCTGCCCCACGATCTGCGCAAGGCACAGCCGTACTGCGGATACGAGACCTACGAGTTCGACGTCTGCACCGACGACGGGTGTGATGCCTACGGCCGCTACCTGATTCGTGTCGAGGAGATGAAACAGTCGCTGCGGATCGTCGAACAGTGCGTCGAGAGGCTGGAGCCCGGACCGGTGATGCTGACCGACAAGAAGCTGGCCTGGCCCGCGGACCTGAAGCTGGGGCCCGACGGCCTGGGTAATTCGCCCGCGCACATCGCCAAGATCATGGGGTCCTCGATGGAGGCGTTGATCCACCATTTCAAGCTGGTCACCGAGGGGATCCGGGTGCCGGCCGGGCAGGTGTACGCAGCCGTCGAATCCCCACGTGGGGAACTGGGCGTGCACATGGTCAGCGACGGCGGCACCCGGCCCTACCGCGTGCATTACCGCGACCCGTCGTTCACCAATCTGCAAGCGGTGGCGGCGATGTGCGAGGGCGGCATGGTGGCCGACGCGATCTCGGCGGTGGCGTCGATCGACCCGGTGATGGGAGGCGTGGACAGGTGA
- the nuoE gene encoding NADH-quinone oxidoreductase subunit NuoE, with the protein MTAIDLRLGQRPDEPGPPISAGPQSYSAEVTARLAGEAEQIIARYPQARSALLPLLHLVQAEDGFLTPAGVEFCAAQLALSPAEVTAVATFYSMYRRTPTGDYLVGVCTNTLCAIMGGDALLEVLAEHLGVHAGETTTDGAITLEHIECNAACDFAPVVMVNWEFFDNQTPSSVRELVDQLRSGAPVTPSRGAPLCTFRQTARILAGVDPGTPDTSPPGAATLAGLRVAEEPR; encoded by the coding sequence GTGACGGCGATCGACCTGCGGCTGGGCCAGCGGCCCGACGAACCGGGACCGCCGATATCGGCCGGGCCGCAATCGTATTCGGCCGAGGTGACCGCCCGGCTGGCCGGCGAGGCCGAACAGATCATCGCCCGCTATCCGCAGGCACGCTCGGCGCTGCTGCCGTTGCTGCATCTCGTGCAGGCCGAAGACGGTTTCCTGACCCCGGCCGGCGTCGAGTTCTGCGCAGCGCAACTGGCCCTGAGCCCCGCCGAGGTGACCGCCGTCGCCACGTTCTACTCCATGTACCGCCGCACCCCGACCGGGGACTATCTGGTCGGCGTGTGCACCAACACGTTGTGCGCGATCATGGGCGGTGACGCGCTGCTGGAGGTGCTGGCCGAACACCTCGGTGTGCACGCCGGCGAGACCACCACCGACGGCGCGATCACCCTGGAGCACATCGAATGCAACGCAGCGTGTGATTTCGCACCCGTGGTCATGGTGAACTGGGAGTTCTTCGACAACCAAACCCCGTCGTCAGTGCGGGAACTCGTCGACCAACTGCGCTCTGGCGCCCCCGTGACCCCGAGCCGCGGCGCCCCGCTGTGCACCTTCCGGCAGACCGCACGCATCCTGGCCGGGGTGGATCCCGGTACGCCGGACACCTCACCGCCCGGCGCGGCCACCCTGGCCGGGCTGCGCGTCGCCGAGGAGCCGCGATGA